A region of Paenibacillus sp. 37 DNA encodes the following proteins:
- the ilvN gene encoding acetolactate synthase small subunit — MIRHTISILVNDQPGVLQRVSGLFGRRGFNIESITVGQSEEPGLSRMVIVTIGDDKTLEQIEKQLYKIIDVIKVVDFSLKPMVARELALIKVKAEPSERPEILGVVETFRASVVDVGPGSLIVQVVGDTDKIDAMIELLKPYGIRELSRTGITALVRGNV, encoded by the coding sequence ATGATTAGACATACGATTTCAATATTGGTAAACGATCAGCCAGGCGTCCTTCAGCGGGTATCAGGGTTGTTCGGTCGACGCGGATTTAACATTGAGAGCATTACAGTAGGTCAATCGGAAGAACCCGGACTCTCCCGGATGGTTATTGTCACCATTGGTGACGATAAAACGCTGGAGCAGATTGAGAAACAATTGTACAAAATCATCGATGTTATTAAAGTGGTTGATTTCAGCCTGAAACCGATGGTAGCCCGTGAACTTGCTTTGATTAAAGTGAAAGCAGAGCCTTCCGAGCGTCCTGAAATTCTGGGTGTGGTAGAAACATTCCGCGCATCGGTTGTAGATGTTGGTCCAGGCAGCCTGATCGTACAAGTAGTCGGAGATACGGACAAAATTGATGCTATGATTGAATTGCTCAAGCCATATGGCATTCGCGAATTGTCCCGTACAGGCATTACTGCATTGGTACGCGGCAACGTATAA
- the ilvC gene encoding ketol-acid reductoisomerase produces the protein MPVTTYYEQDAELNVLKGKTIAVIGYGSQGHAQAQNLRDSGLNVVIGLREGKSFDTAKNDGFEVLSPAEATSRADVVQILLPDETQASVYKNEIEPNLKEGAALLFSHGFNVHFGQIVAPKNSDVLLVAPKSPGHMVRRTYVEGFGVPGLIAIEQDATGKAKEIGLAYAKGIGCTRAGVIETSFREETETDLFGEQAVLCGGVSALVKAGFETLTEAGYAPEMAYFECLHELKLIVDMMYEGGLSSMRDSISNTAEYGDYVTGPRVVTEDTKKAMKEVLTDIQQGKFARDFILENQSGRAFLTATRRNEAEHPIEVVGGQLREMMHWIKK, from the coding sequence ATGCCAGTAACTACTTATTATGAACAGGATGCAGAGCTTAACGTATTGAAAGGAAAAACGATCGCGGTAATCGGTTATGGTAGCCAGGGCCACGCCCAAGCTCAAAACCTTCGTGATAGCGGATTGAATGTAGTCATCGGACTTCGTGAAGGTAAATCCTTCGACACTGCAAAAAATGACGGATTTGAAGTTCTGTCCCCGGCTGAAGCAACAAGCCGTGCAGATGTAGTTCAAATCTTGCTGCCAGACGAAACTCAAGCTTCTGTATACAAAAACGAAATCGAACCAAACCTGAAAGAAGGCGCTGCATTGCTCTTCTCACACGGTTTCAACGTTCATTTCGGTCAAATCGTTGCTCCAAAAAACAGCGATGTATTGCTGGTAGCTCCTAAGTCTCCTGGTCACATGGTACGTCGTACTTATGTGGAAGGTTTTGGTGTACCAGGCCTGATCGCGATTGAGCAAGATGCAACGGGTAAAGCTAAAGAAATCGGTTTGGCTTATGCTAAAGGTATCGGTTGTACACGCGCAGGGGTTATCGAAACTTCCTTCCGTGAAGAAACAGAAACAGATCTTTTCGGTGAGCAAGCTGTTCTGTGTGGTGGCGTGAGTGCATTGGTAAAGGCTGGATTCGAAACATTGACAGAAGCGGGTTACGCTCCTGAAATGGCATATTTCGAATGTCTGCACGAGCTGAAGCTGATCGTTGACATGATGTATGAAGGCGGACTTTCAAGCATGCGTGATTCCATCAGTAACACAGCTGAGTACGGTGACTATGTAACTGGACCTCGCGTTGTAACTGAAGATACGAAGAAAGCAATGAAAGAAGTGCTGACGGATATCCAACAAGGTAAATTCGCACGCGACTTCATTCTGGAAAACCAATCCGGACGTGCATTCCTGACAGCAACTCGTCGTAACGAAGCTGAACACCCAATCGAAGTGGTTGGCGGACAATTGCGTGAGATGATGCACTGGATCAAAAAGTAA
- a CDS encoding 2-isopropylmalate synthase: MRKIYVFDTTLRDGEQSPGVNLNTREKVEIAHQLERLGIDRMEAGFPAASPGDLAAVNAVANAVKNVTVIGLSRSREQDIDAVKEALKGAQDPCIHVFLATSPIHRQHKLRMDKAQVLDTARSAIRYAKKTFSKIEFSLEDAGRTEYDFLVEMVNMAVEEGAAVVNIPDTVGYLSPYEYGNIFKHLKENVQGIEKVQLSAHCHNDLGMATANTLAAILNGADQIEGTINGIGERAGNTAIEEIAMALETRQEFFQAKTSLQLSEIARTSRLVSRLTGMVVPGNKAIVGANAFAHESGIHQDGMLKEKTTYEIMTPESIGLKESKLVLGKHSGRHAFRERLIDLGYELEEEALNRAFAQFKDLADKKKEVTDEDLLAVIEEKLQDAPEVYKLESIFVTYGDESVPTAKVRIATLDGDTLEKQAEGNGSVDAIYNAIDQVSGEDVTLSDYSIKSVTHGKDALGEVHVVLTQNQVSVQGRGVSTDILGASARAYVDGLNQLIEKRKTYTNRVNVNL; the protein is encoded by the coding sequence GTGCGTAAAATCTATGTATTTGACACAACGCTGCGTGATGGAGAGCAATCCCCGGGAGTCAATCTGAACACTCGTGAAAAGGTGGAAATTGCCCATCAGCTCGAGCGGCTTGGCATTGACCGGATGGAAGCGGGTTTCCCGGCGGCATCTCCAGGTGACCTGGCAGCTGTCAATGCAGTAGCAAATGCGGTCAAAAATGTGACTGTAATTGGCTTGTCCCGTTCCAGAGAGCAAGACATTGATGCGGTTAAAGAAGCACTTAAAGGTGCGCAGGACCCGTGCATTCACGTTTTCCTGGCAACTTCGCCTATTCACCGCCAACATAAATTGCGCATGGACAAAGCGCAGGTACTGGATACAGCTCGTTCCGCAATTCGTTATGCGAAGAAAACATTTTCGAAGATCGAATTCTCCCTTGAGGATGCAGGTCGTACCGAGTATGATTTCCTCGTGGAAATGGTGAATATGGCTGTTGAAGAAGGTGCAGCTGTCGTGAATATTCCGGATACGGTTGGTTACCTGAGCCCATATGAATACGGAAACATTTTTAAACATCTCAAGGAGAATGTGCAAGGCATTGAAAAGGTACAGCTGAGTGCCCACTGTCATAATGACTTGGGTATGGCGACGGCCAATACACTTGCAGCCATTCTCAACGGAGCCGATCAGATCGAAGGTACGATCAATGGCATCGGTGAACGTGCGGGGAACACGGCGATCGAGGAAATTGCTATGGCACTGGAGACACGTCAGGAATTTTTCCAGGCGAAAACATCGCTGCAGTTGTCTGAAATTGCACGGACCAGTCGTTTGGTTAGTCGTTTGACAGGTATGGTTGTGCCTGGAAACAAAGCCATTGTTGGGGCAAATGCCTTCGCACATGAATCCGGCATTCACCAGGACGGCATGCTGAAGGAAAAAACAACGTATGAGATTATGACTCCAGAGTCCATCGGTCTGAAGGAAAGTAAACTTGTACTGGGTAAACATTCTGGTCGTCATGCCTTCCGTGAACGGTTGATTGATCTGGGATATGAGCTGGAAGAAGAAGCATTGAATCGGGCTTTCGCCCAGTTCAAAGATCTGGCTGATAAGAAAAAAGAAGTTACTGACGAAGATCTGCTTGCCGTAATCGAAGAGAAATTGCAGGATGCACCTGAGGTGTATAAACTGGAATCCATCTTCGTAACGTACGGAGATGAATCGGTACCAACGGCCAAAGTCCGCATTGCAACGCTTGACGGGGATACGCTTGAGAAGCAAGCAGAGGGTAATGGATCGGTAGATGCAATCTACAATGCGATTGACCAAGTGAGTGGGGAAGACGTAACGTTGTCTGACTACTCCATCAAATCGGTAACGCATGGTAAGGATGCATTGGGTGAAGTACATGTTGTGCTGACTCAGAATCAGGTTTCGGTACAAGGACGCGGCGTAAGCACAGATATATTGGGTGCAAGTGCACGTGCCTATGTAGACGGCCTGAATCAATTGATTGAGAAGCGCAAGACATATACGAACCGTGTAAACGTTAACCTGTAG
- a CDS encoding aldo/keto reductase yields MQYSYLGKSGLKVSRICLGTMNFGPATDEKEAFRIMDAALDAGVNFFDTANIYGWGENSGLTEEIIGRWFNQGGGRREKVVLATKVYGSMHDDTDGPNNEAGLSAYKIRRHLEGSLRRLQTDHIELYQMHHVDPAISWDELWGAFENAVHQGKIGYVGSSNFAAWQIAIAQSEAKNRHFLGLVSEQHKYSLNCRLPELEVLPAAKELGLGVIPWSPLDGGLLGRNALQKVEGTRSGGIAGRIEQQQTQLEDFATLCRDLGEPQDTVALAWVAANPAVTAPIIGPRTLEQFETALKCLDVTLDEAVLKRLDEIFPGPGGHAPNAYAW; encoded by the coding sequence ATGCAATATTCGTATTTGGGTAAATCAGGCCTCAAGGTCAGCCGAATCTGTCTCGGTACCATGAATTTTGGGCCTGCTACAGATGAAAAAGAAGCTTTTCGAATTATGGACGCAGCACTTGATGCAGGCGTGAACTTTTTTGATACCGCTAACATCTATGGCTGGGGTGAGAATTCCGGTCTTACCGAAGAAATTATCGGACGCTGGTTCAACCAGGGTGGTGGCAGACGTGAGAAAGTCGTTCTGGCCACCAAAGTCTACGGCTCCATGCATGATGATACAGATGGTCCCAACAACGAAGCTGGCCTCTCCGCCTACAAAATCAGACGGCATCTCGAGGGTTCCCTCCGCCGCTTACAGACCGATCATATTGAGCTGTACCAGATGCATCATGTAGACCCTGCCATATCATGGGATGAGCTGTGGGGTGCGTTCGAGAATGCCGTTCATCAGGGTAAAATCGGTTATGTAGGATCAAGTAACTTTGCTGCATGGCAGATTGCAATCGCTCAAAGCGAAGCCAAAAATCGTCATTTCCTCGGCCTGGTTTCCGAACAACATAAATATAGTCTCAACTGTCGTTTGCCTGAGTTGGAAGTACTGCCCGCTGCCAAAGAGCTGGGCCTCGGCGTCATTCCATGGAGTCCACTGGATGGTGGTTTACTGGGACGTAACGCTCTGCAGAAGGTGGAAGGAACACGCAGCGGGGGGATCGCTGGACGGATCGAGCAGCAGCAAACTCAGCTTGAAGACTTTGCCACACTGTGTCGTGATCTCGGTGAACCACAGGATACGGTGGCTTTAGCATGGGTTGCAGCCAATCCTGCAGTGACCGCCCCGATTATCGGACCACGTACGCTGGAGCAGTTTGAGACCGCACTCAAATGTCTGGACGTGACATTGGATGAAGCTGTGCTCAAACGTCTGGATGAGATTTTCCCAGGTCCAGGTGGACATGCACCTAATGCATACGCGTGGTAA
- the leuB gene encoding 3-isopropylmalate dehydrogenase, whose protein sequence is MADVKKIAVIAGDGIGPEVVAEAEKVLKRTEEVFGYRFETEHALFGGIAIDEKGTPLPEETLSVCKSADAVLLGAVGGPKWDNNSKELRPETGLLGIRKALGLFSNLRPAVVFDCLKDASTLKPEVLEGTDLMVVRELTGGIYFGEKFRRESAQGEEAVDTCAYNVTEVERIVRQAFEIAQGRRKKLASVDKANVLETSRLWREVVNRVAPDYPDVELEHVLVDNCAMQLLRRPSSFDVIVTENMFGDILSDEAAMLTGSIGMLASASLGEGSFGLYEPVHGSAPDIAGQGLANPIATILSLALMFRTTFGYAEGADAIEAAVSDVLNAGHRTSDIAVDKSTAISTTEMGDLIVAAIQKQA, encoded by the coding sequence ATGGCAGACGTAAAAAAAATTGCAGTTATTGCAGGTGACGGAATCGGCCCTGAAGTCGTAGCTGAGGCTGAGAAAGTTCTTAAACGTACGGAGGAAGTATTCGGTTATCGTTTTGAGACAGAGCATGCCCTGTTTGGTGGAATCGCGATTGATGAGAAGGGTACACCTCTTCCTGAAGAAACACTGAGCGTATGTAAAAGTGCAGATGCGGTTCTGCTTGGAGCGGTTGGTGGTCCTAAATGGGATAACAACAGCAAAGAGCTTCGCCCGGAAACAGGCCTGCTGGGTATTCGCAAAGCACTTGGATTGTTCTCCAATCTGCGTCCGGCTGTTGTATTTGATTGCCTGAAGGATGCTTCAACTCTGAAGCCTGAAGTACTGGAAGGTACAGATCTGATGGTGGTACGTGAATTGACAGGTGGGATCTACTTCGGAGAGAAGTTCAGACGTGAAAGTGCACAGGGCGAAGAGGCTGTGGATACATGTGCATATAATGTAACAGAAGTGGAGCGGATCGTTCGTCAGGCATTCGAAATTGCGCAAGGACGTCGCAAAAAGCTGGCTTCTGTAGACAAAGCCAACGTATTGGAAACTTCCCGTCTCTGGCGTGAAGTTGTGAACCGGGTAGCACCGGATTATCCGGATGTTGAACTGGAGCATGTACTGGTAGACAACTGCGCAATGCAATTGCTGCGTCGTCCGTCCAGCTTCGATGTCATCGTAACGGAAAACATGTTTGGAGATATCTTGAGTGATGAAGCAGCTATGCTGACAGGTTCCATCGGTATGCTTGCATCTGCTTCACTGGGAGAGGGCAGCTTCGGACTCTATGAACCGGTACATGGTTCCGCACCGGATATCGCAGGTCAAGGCCTCGCTAATCCGATTGCAACCATTCTCTCTTTGGCGTTGATGTTCCGTACAACCTTTGGTTATGCAGAAGGTGCGGATGCCATTGAAGCAGCTGTGTCGGATGTATTGAACGCAGGACACCGGACAAGTGATATTGCTGTAGACAAGAGCACAGCGATCAGCACGACCGAAATGGGCGATTTGATCGTGGCGGCTATTCAGAAACAGGCGTAA
- a CDS encoding peroxiredoxin: MAERLVGRPAPDFAMETVSGDGQDFGSVKLSDYRGKWLVFFFYPLDFTFVCPTEITALSVASEQFKALDTEILGVSVDSVHSHKAWINTPVDSNGLGQLNFPLASDITKQVAKDYGVLIEEEGVALRGLFIIDPEGELKYQVVNHNDVGRSVEETLRVLQALQSGGLCAMNWKPGDTNL, encoded by the coding sequence ATGGCAGAACGTTTGGTAGGTAGACCAGCACCGGATTTCGCAATGGAAACAGTATCGGGAGACGGACAAGACTTTGGTTCCGTTAAACTGTCCGATTATCGTGGCAAATGGCTTGTATTCTTCTTTTATCCTTTGGACTTCACATTTGTGTGCCCAACTGAAATTACAGCTTTGAGCGTTGCTTCCGAGCAATTCAAAGCTTTGGATACAGAAATCCTTGGCGTGAGCGTAGACTCCGTACACAGCCACAAAGCATGGATCAACACACCTGTAGACAGCAATGGTCTGGGTCAATTGAACTTCCCATTGGCTTCCGATATCACGAAGCAAGTGGCTAAAGATTACGGCGTTCTGATCGAAGAAGAAGGCGTAGCATTGCGCGGTCTGTTCATCATCGATCCAGAAGGCGAATTGAAATATCAAGTGGTTAACCACAACGATGTAGGCCGTAGTGTTGAAGAAACACTTCGCGTACTGCAAGCACTGCAATCCGGCGGATTGTGTGCAATGAACTGGAAACCAGGCGACACTAACCTGTAA
- a CDS encoding PAS domain-containing sensor histidine kinase, with the protein MISEFQDTVPQPTNGFPPVHLDNNKYENVLEHLDSGIMLFDSHGVLTFINVQMAKLLELPRSLLSGCTLMQMLHHPQMSRFKKKKILRIYRETIFHRKRYHELIDEYGRHWLVTVTYGDQMDGDFLFSVKDVSDYKQIEQTAYQNDKLAMLGRISASIAHEIRNPLTAIRGFIQLLRPHLLQLGKDEYARIILTEIDRANDIIYEFLNSSKPSAPQKTVIPVDSLLKEVVLLTESEGLMKGCEIVLDEGDAPLNVSIDVKQIKQVILNMVKNAMDAIEEVGEEHTGLIRISTATENKFVQISIADNGHGMDHNTLVRLFDPFFTTKESGTGLGLSVSYRIIKNHGGTISVDSKKGEGTRFIIMLPLVY; encoded by the coding sequence ATGATTAGTGAATTTCAGGATACAGTGCCTCAACCAACGAATGGATTCCCGCCTGTGCATCTGGATAACAACAAGTACGAGAATGTACTGGAACATCTGGATAGCGGTATTATGTTGTTTGACAGTCACGGTGTATTGACGTTTATTAACGTTCAGATGGCAAAGTTGTTGGAACTTCCAAGAAGTCTGTTGAGCGGCTGCACCCTGATGCAAATGCTGCATCATCCACAGATGAGCCGATTCAAGAAAAAGAAAATTTTACGTATCTATCGGGAAACTATTTTTCACCGTAAGCGCTATCATGAATTGATTGATGAATACGGAAGGCATTGGCTGGTTACTGTGACGTACGGTGATCAGATGGATGGCGACTTCTTGTTCAGCGTCAAAGATGTATCTGATTATAAACAAATTGAACAGACCGCTTATCAAAATGACAAACTTGCGATGCTGGGGCGAATTTCAGCATCTATTGCTCATGAAATTCGTAATCCGTTGACTGCAATCCGTGGGTTCATCCAACTGCTTAGGCCCCATTTGCTGCAGCTCGGCAAAGACGAGTACGCTCGAATCATACTGACGGAGATTGATCGGGCGAATGACATCATCTACGAATTTTTGAATTCTTCCAAACCGTCAGCTCCACAGAAGACCGTGATACCCGTCGACTCTTTGCTCAAAGAGGTGGTCTTGCTGACCGAAAGCGAAGGTTTGATGAAGGGATGCGAGATCGTACTGGATGAAGGGGATGCCCCGTTGAATGTATCCATTGATGTCAAACAGATTAAGCAGGTTATTTTGAATATGGTGAAAAACGCAATGGATGCCATTGAGGAAGTCGGCGAAGAACATACGGGTCTAATTCGAATATCTACCGCCACGGAAAACAAGTTCGTGCAGATCTCCATCGCGGATAACGGTCATGGAATGGACCATAACACGCTTGTACGTCTGTTTGATCCATTCTTCACGACCAAGGAGAGCGGAACGGGGCTTGGACTTTCGGTGAGTTACCGAATCATCAAGAACCATGGAGGCACCATCTCTGTGGATAGCAAAAAGGGCGAAGGCACGCGGTTTATAATTATGTTACCCTTGGTATATTGA
- a CDS encoding AAA family ATPase, whose translation MEIQGMERMNQQLMDHVGKVIVGKEHTIELVMTAIIASGHVLLEDVPGTGKTMLAKSVASSLDCTFQRIQFTPDLLPSDLTGIHFFNQKEGDFEFRPGPLFANLVLADEINRATPRTQSSLLECMEERQISIDGSTRQLERPFIVIATQNPVDNQGTFPLPEAQMDRFMMKIRMGYPSSEESVEILRRTVASRSVDDLSAVISREELLKAQDTYKTVQINEDLLRYIIQLTEATRQHPELSLGVSPRGAQALLKASQAWAALHGRDFVLPDDIKVLAEPVLAHRLVFRNRIRQQEGLAERIIQELLNQTEVPTENLATSGR comes from the coding sequence ATGGAAATCCAAGGAATGGAACGAATGAATCAACAACTGATGGATCACGTGGGAAAAGTGATTGTGGGAAAAGAGCATACGATAGAGCTGGTAATGACAGCGATCATAGCGTCAGGACATGTGCTGCTGGAGGATGTGCCGGGTACCGGAAAAACGATGCTTGCCAAATCGGTAGCCTCTTCATTGGACTGCACATTCCAACGGATACAGTTTACACCGGACTTGTTGCCCTCGGACTTAACAGGGATTCATTTTTTTAATCAAAAAGAAGGGGATTTTGAATTTCGACCCGGCCCCTTGTTTGCCAATCTTGTACTAGCCGATGAGATTAACCGGGCTACACCGCGTACACAATCAAGTTTGCTGGAGTGTATGGAAGAGCGCCAGATCAGTATCGATGGTTCAACGAGACAGCTGGAACGGCCATTCATCGTTATCGCCACCCAGAATCCTGTAGATAACCAGGGGACTTTTCCGCTACCTGAAGCGCAGATGGATCGTTTTATGATGAAAATTCGCATGGGTTATCCAAGCAGTGAAGAGAGTGTAGAAATTTTGAGACGTACGGTAGCCAGTCGTTCTGTTGATGATCTCTCGGCAGTGATCAGTCGTGAAGAACTTTTGAAGGCGCAGGATACGTATAAAACAGTGCAAATCAACGAAGATTTGCTACGATATATCATTCAGTTAACCGAAGCAACAAGGCAACATCCCGAGCTCTCGCTTGGCGTAAGTCCACGAGGGGCTCAGGCATTACTCAAGGCAAGTCAGGCATGGGCTGCACTGCATGGCAGAGACTTTGTGTTGCCTGATGATATTAAAGTACTGGCGGAACCTGTGCTGGCGCATCGACTGGTATTCCGTAACCGGATCAGACAACAAGAGGGCTTGGCGGAGCGTATCATCCAGGAACTTCTGAATCAGACAGAAGTGCCTACGGAGAATCTCGCTACAAGCGGGCGTTAA
- a CDS encoding DUF58 domain-containing protein, which yields MALLWLVLVGGIVVVIHGVWFGRPALRKLRYSRQFSKLRCYAGDELEMVETISNEKRVSVPWLRLESMMPVSFVFRSGSGMDISQGEIYQNHKSIFTLKPFTRITRKHPFTCTQRGIYPLNTATMTGGDLFGVWRSTKPIPLQMSMIVYPSLVNTEDLPAIYQVWQGEVEVSRWIVEDPFLILGVRPYGAGDPMNRIHWKASARTGELQVYKQGWTADPQSWIVVNIQESADMWSVVTRPEKIERALRYAATAAVDAIGRGLPAGFAHNGYHVGGGRDTLRIEPDYGTPHLERLLEAMAETELKCMVPMEQFLNDEVRLNEEAQQIRSYMLITSYVSAAMEHEIARLHEQGHRVTILPVEDVKGNTKAVSA from the coding sequence ATGGCATTATTATGGCTTGTCCTTGTTGGAGGCATTGTCGTTGTTATACATGGTGTGTGGTTTGGACGACCTGCACTGCGAAAACTCAGGTACAGCAGACAATTCAGCAAGCTGCGTTGTTACGCCGGAGATGAACTTGAGATGGTGGAGACGATATCAAATGAGAAACGAGTCTCCGTACCTTGGCTCAGACTTGAATCGATGATGCCAGTGTCGTTTGTATTTCGTTCCGGTTCAGGTATGGATATTAGTCAAGGCGAAATCTATCAGAACCATAAGAGTATTTTTACGTTAAAACCGTTTACTCGTATTACGCGCAAGCATCCTTTTACATGTACTCAGCGTGGGATTTATCCATTAAATACAGCAACGATGACAGGTGGGGATCTCTTTGGTGTGTGGCGTTCCACCAAACCGATTCCTTTGCAAATGTCTATGATCGTGTATCCTTCATTAGTGAATACAGAGGATCTTCCTGCAATTTATCAGGTATGGCAGGGAGAAGTGGAAGTATCACGATGGATCGTTGAAGATCCTTTCTTGATCCTGGGTGTTCGGCCTTATGGTGCAGGCGACCCCATGAATCGTATTCACTGGAAAGCGAGTGCACGTACAGGTGAATTACAAGTCTACAAGCAGGGATGGACGGCTGATCCGCAATCCTGGATTGTAGTCAACATTCAGGAATCTGCAGATATGTGGAGTGTTGTTACTCGACCGGAAAAGATTGAACGGGCACTTCGTTACGCTGCCACGGCTGCAGTGGATGCCATCGGTAGAGGGTTGCCAGCAGGTTTCGCCCATAATGGTTATCATGTGGGTGGAGGCCGCGATACCCTTCGGATTGAGCCGGATTATGGCACCCCCCATCTGGAACGGTTACTGGAAGCTATGGCTGAGACAGAGTTGAAATGCATGGTGCCCATGGAGCAATTCCTGAATGATGAAGTACGTCTGAATGAAGAAGCACAGCAAATCCGCAGCTATATGCTGATTACATCCTATGTATCTGCCGCTATGGAGCACGAGATTGCACGTCTGCACGAACAAGGACATCGTGTAACAATTCTCCCGGTAGAGGACGTGAAGGGTAATACAAAGGCGGTGAGTGCATGA
- a CDS encoding DUF4129 domain-containing protein, with amino-acid sequence MRNRPVATTTGLIAMLAVLMSGIYLFPIFTLASFYAMEHLPYTLFILVVLLGWLGQFIQHKIPGFSEKSTLIRGLAALVIGFLFALVVGMSLILPLPDIITLVLCGVISAYAGLTFQPVFHSVLLWRLQIMGVISAIVLMIASNSLEFMQPIQTYTVWIYIAGVISFAFWLVGRYMLQLDQAILNDDKRRLVLRDFARANHQRFMWMFIVIVAIGAFPSLAAWLGPLRDRLLAWIRGWFGPISGEEPRLPMDNPNQPLNIPNDWREPPSEPSVFWNILGWVVMCAVAGAILWLLLRLGQKTINRFMDRFKGMLQPGEKKAEPRTEYIDVSETLDAPAKVRKNWFRKKEAPPAQDAERVRYYYRTWIERATHRGVEIQGTQTPLEVAQTIIQNGMKVEEDELSARLPDTYNAVRYGEKAPDRSDMVEIDRIWRSYRSK; translated from the coding sequence ATGAGGAACAGACCGGTAGCGACGACCACAGGACTCATAGCCATGCTTGCCGTCTTGATGTCTGGCATATACCTTTTTCCGATATTTACACTTGCTTCATTCTACGCAATGGAACATTTGCCGTACACATTATTCATCCTGGTTGTTCTTCTAGGTTGGTTGGGACAGTTCATTCAGCATAAAATTCCAGGTTTTAGCGAGAAAAGTACACTCATTCGTGGACTAGCGGCACTCGTCATAGGATTTCTCTTCGCACTCGTTGTTGGGATGAGCCTTATTCTCCCGTTGCCGGATATCATCACATTGGTACTGTGTGGAGTCATCTCGGCTTATGCAGGTCTGACCTTCCAGCCAGTCTTTCATTCTGTGTTGTTATGGCGCTTGCAGATTATGGGTGTAATCAGTGCAATTGTACTTATGATTGCTTCGAATTCGTTGGAATTCATGCAGCCGATACAAACCTACACTGTATGGATCTATATTGCGGGAGTGATCAGCTTTGCCTTTTGGCTGGTTGGACGATATATGCTGCAACTGGATCAGGCCATACTCAATGATGACAAGAGAAGATTGGTATTAAGAGACTTTGCACGTGCGAATCATCAGCGGTTCATGTGGATGTTTATTGTTATCGTTGCGATTGGTGCTTTCCCAAGTCTGGCTGCCTGGCTGGGGCCGCTGCGTGACCGCTTGCTCGCATGGATCAGGGGATGGTTTGGTCCGATTTCCGGCGAGGAGCCACGATTACCAATGGACAACCCCAATCAGCCGCTAAATATACCGAATGACTGGAGAGAGCCGCCATCCGAGCCCTCAGTCTTCTGGAACATCCTCGGGTGGGTAGTGATGTGTGCTGTAGCCGGAGCAATCCTGTGGCTGCTTCTGAGGTTGGGACAAAAAACGATAAACAGATTTATGGATCGATTCAAGGGGATGTTACAACCAGGTGAAAAGAAGGCAGAACCACGGACGGAGTATATCGATGTCAGTGAGACACTTGATGCGCCTGCAAAAGTCCGAAAGAATTGGTTTCGGAAGAAAGAAGCGCCACCTGCACAGGATGCTGAACGTGTTCGGTATTACTATCGGACTTGGATTGAAAGAGCCACTCATCGAGGTGTGGAAATACAGGGGACGCAGACTCCGCTGGAGGTTGCACAGACTATTATTCAGAATGGTATGAAGGTAGAAGAAGATGAGCTGTCTGCGAGACTGCCAGATACGTATAATGCCGTTCGTTATGGAGAGAAAGCTCCCGATCGTTCCGATATGGTTGAGATTGACCGAATCTGGAGATCTTATCGAAGTAAATAA